The Desulfovibrio porci genome contains a region encoding:
- a CDS encoding class I SAM-dependent methyltransferase, with amino-acid sequence MKLFLSTQAARELLAASARSVARQTLDVMLPRLRPAPLLDRFGRVEAFVGQWAREPRSVGAVCPSGAHLARRMAAMLPPGDGLVVELGAGTGAVTGALLACVPPERLLVLERLPAFCHLLRSRFPDLNVIRGDAARLADYLPANRPVAAIVSSLPLLSLPAPLQTAIVQQMRAATAHEGCIIQFTYALWGRSPLSRAGCRCEKRDLVLCNLPPAKVERFRNA; translated from the coding sequence TGTCCACGCAAGCGGCGCGGGAGCTGCTGGCGGCGTCGGCGCGGAGCGTTGCCCGGCAGACCCTGGACGTGATGCTGCCCCGTCTGCGTCCGGCGCCGCTGCTGGACCGTTTCGGGCGGGTGGAGGCCTTTGTCGGACAGTGGGCGCGTGAGCCGCGCAGCGTGGGGGCGGTCTGCCCCAGCGGCGCGCATCTGGCCCGGCGCATGGCCGCCATGCTGCCGCCGGGCGACGGCCTGGTGGTGGAACTGGGCGCGGGCACCGGCGCCGTGACCGGCGCGCTGCTGGCCTGCGTGCCCCCGGAACGCCTGCTTGTGCTGGAGCGTCTGCCCGCCTTCTGTCATCTGTTGCGGAGCCGCTTTCCCGATCTGAACGTCATCCGGGGGGACGCGGCCCGTCTTGCCGACTATCTGCCCGCGAACCGGCCCGTGGCGGCCATTGTTTCCTCCCTGCCACTGCTCAGTCTGCCCGCGCCGCTCCAGACGGCCATTGTGCAACAGATGCGCGCGGCCACGGCGCACGAGGGCTGCATCATCCAGTTCACCTACGCGCTCTGGGGCCGCTCGCCCCTGAGCCGCGCGGGTTGCCGTTGTGAAAAACGCGATCTGGTTCTGTGCAATCTGCCGCCCGCCAAGGTCGAGCGTTTCCGCAACGCATAA